The Pseudomonadota bacterium genome contains a region encoding:
- a CDS encoding YihY/virulence factor BrkB family protein, which produces MMRKQQKELWVSGKPLGFILRVLRGFKRNQGLLLSGALAYYTLLSIVPMSILTLIVLSHFVGEEQLSQTLSRYTGMVIPGYAAILKEQVRVFIEHRKMIGIIGFLVMLFFSSMAFSVLESAMSVIFSLRTRARRRFLVSAIIPYAYIFSMCVGILLVSFIAGALDALEKRQLIIFGWSLSLEGTSRVVLYLLGTAGEALMLTSIYLVMPVARITFHYALIGGITATILWEIARHVLVWYYSVLSMVNLIYGSFATAVVTLLTTEAAAIILLLGAQVIAELEHKNNKSTKRETKISKKI; this is translated from the coding sequence ATGATGAGAAAACAGCAAAAAGAACTTTGGGTATCAGGAAAGCCTCTCGGCTTCATACTTAGGGTATTACGTGGTTTCAAGCGTAATCAGGGTCTGCTGTTATCCGGTGCTCTCGCCTATTATACCCTGCTTTCAATTGTGCCCATGTCAATCCTTACCCTTATTGTGCTGTCGCATTTTGTAGGAGAGGAGCAGTTGTCTCAAACTTTATCACGATATACAGGGATGGTGATACCCGGCTATGCAGCAATTCTAAAAGAACAGGTTAGAGTATTCATCGAGCACCGTAAGATGATCGGCATTATTGGATTCCTGGTTATGTTGTTTTTCAGTTCCATGGCCTTTTCGGTGCTTGAAAGCGCCATGTCAGTGATCTTTTCTCTTCGCACCAGGGCTCGCCGTCGCTTTCTCGTTTCCGCTATTATCCCTTATGCGTATATCTTTTCAATGTGCGTCGGTATATTGCTGGTTTCATTCATTGCAGGGGCATTGGACGCCCTTGAAAAAAGACAATTGATCATTTTTGGATGGAGTTTGAGCCTTGAAGGCACTTCCAGAGTTGTGTTGTATCTCCTGGGGACAGCCGGAGAGGCGCTTATGCTCACTTCCATATACCTGGTAATGCCCGTTGCACGCATTACATTTCATTACGCACTGATAGGAGGAATAACCGCAACTATTTTGTGGGAGATCGCCCGCCATGTGTTGGTCTGGTACTACTCGGTGCTATCCATGGTAAATTTAATTTACGGTTCCTTTGCCACAGCAGTTGTGACCCTTCTCACCACAGAAGCTGCGGCAATAATCCTTTTATTAGGCGCTCAGGTTATTGCAGAACTTGAGCATAAAAACAACAAATCGACAAAAAGAGAAACAAAAATCAGTAAGAAAATATAG
- a CDS encoding cyclic nucleotide-binding domain-containing protein translates to MTRHYRPGEIIIKEGEEPDGFYILQTGELDIIKKGEKIANITEENVIFGELSNILKEHRTCSVVAKTSSYVIHIPKTMDDIVLKHPEIAKKIIYMLAKRLAETTEILSKLRLKQK, encoded by the coding sequence ATCACAAGGCACTATCGTCCCGGGGAAATTATTATAAAGGAAGGGGAAGAACCTGATGGGTTCTACATTCTCCAAACAGGAGAGCTTGATATTATCAAAAAAGGAGAGAAAATCGCAAATATTACCGAAGAAAATGTTATTTTTGGTGAACTTAGCAATATTCTGAAAGAACATAGAACATGTTCAGTGGTAGCCAAAACTTCCTCATATGTCATACATATCCCGAAAACAATGGACGACATTGTTTTAAAACACCCTGAAATAGCAAAAAAGATCATTTATATGCTCGCAAAAAGACTTGCAGAAACAACAGAAATTCTCAGTAAATTAAGATTAAAACAGAAGTGA